A region of the Terriglobales bacterium genome:
TTCTTCGCCAGCTCGATCAGTTGTTGACCCGCCACGAGGCCCAGCGCCTCCGCGAGCAAAAGGGCTCCGCACGCGCCGCCTCTGTCCAAGCCAAGTCCGGCGACCACTCCCGACGCGCGTCATAGCGCCAGTTTCAAGTTTCCATTTCGAGCAGGCGTGTTTGCGCCCTGGTCTACTCCAGGCTCAGGCCGGGCCCGAGCTGCGTGGGCCTTTCGCTTCAAGCCAAGAGCCAAAGGCTAAGGGCCAACGAGCGCCTTGTTGTTCTGGAAACTGGAAACTTGAAACGCGAAGCTGGCGGTAGACACACTTCCGCGCGCCCGCCGGTTGCAGGCTCAATCAGAGAAGAGGGAGATTTATGCGCTGGCGCCCGCCGCCGTCGTGCGGCGCTGCTGGAAGCACTCGCGGCAGAACACCGGCCGTCCTTGCGTGGGTTTGAACGGGACGGTGGTTTCCTTGCCGCAATTGGAGCACGTAGTCCGGGTCTCGACTTTCACGTAGCTGCCGCTGCCCGCGCTACCGTTGGCGCTGGCAGACGCACCCAGCGAGCTTGCCCGTTTTGCCTTGCAGGGTTTGCAGCGCTTGGGTTCGTTCTTGAACTGCTTGTCGTGGAAGAAAAGTTGTTCCCCGGCGGTGAAGACGAAGTCGGCCCCGCAGTCAACGCACTTCAGTATCTTGTCCTGGAATTCCATGGAGAACGCGCCTCCGGCCCTTAATCGCCCGCGCCGTTCCTCCCCGTTCCCCGAACAGGACGGCATGCCACCGCAGCCTGGCGTTGCATGCGAAGCGGCGCAGGTTCCCTTAAACCCCTCTGGTTCGGCCCAAGGCCGTGCTCGGCGCGCGGCCCTTACTGCACCTCTACTCGGATAATGCCGGGCTACTGCTTATCGCTTAGTACTCGCAACGGGCGCGTTCTGCCTTATGGCCGGTGGCCGCCGCCAGTTGGGTGCCGTCGGCGGCCGCGCGGGTTGATCTCTACTCCTGCTCCTTGCGCGCCTTCTTGCGGCTGCGTTTGCGCGCCAGGGCTTGCTTCATCCGCTTCTTTTCGCCGGGCTTCAGATAGAAGGAATGACGCTTCACTTCCTTGATGATGTCTTCCGTCTGGACCTTGCGCTTGAAGCGGCGGAGGGCGTTTTCAAGAGGTTCTCCCTCTTGTACGCGAACTTCTGCCAAAGAAACTACACCCCCAAACTCGTCGGTTGACCTTGGTAGTTATTGCAGCGTTCCCGGGGCAAGTCAAGCGGGAAGTGGCATTTTTACGCCATCTGGCCGGCCATGGCGCTTCCCGGCGCTCCCGTGTTCCAGCGCATGGTACGCGACACGTTTGGGCCATCTGCGCCCGGATGTTATCTTCGCCTGCCGTCCGCGAACGACTGACGACTAACGACGAGGACCAACGACC
Encoded here:
- a CDS encoding zinc-ribbon domain containing protein codes for the protein MEFQDKILKCVDCGADFVFTAGEQLFFHDKQFKNEPKRCKPCKAKRASSLGASASANGSAGSGSYVKVETRTTCSNCGKETTVPFKPTQGRPVFCRECFQQRRTTAAGASA
- the rpsU gene encoding 30S ribosomal protein S21, with the translated sequence MAEVRVQEGEPLENALRRFKRKVQTEDIIKEVKRHSFYLKPGEKKRMKQALARKRSRKKARKEQE